In the genome of Rhodamnia argentea isolate NSW1041297 chromosome 3, ASM2092103v1, whole genome shotgun sequence, one region contains:
- the LOC115728973 gene encoding uncharacterized protein LOC115728973 — protein sequence MKNYHGTTMLTVTGGVSNYQALPKNPVLHETVSCRANHVICSNKTAVFVPVRSSSNVLNSSFSDKGCTQLQTFHHVASKRWLCRLGDSSSFDDEYRSSRNIAISLFRRYRNAVDRGGGHNLKEFINAGVNAYALGCTEEGLRDELTDMKESGVEIEAMQAYGGNTTLKSKIISEEIDECILWLSIIFITILCTPQPTVVRWSSTPPVSEEILLQWKGFCALIANAYYIRGMAWLPVKTLQLEQMAVMGRSEEPSVVASRMRLVFSTLEVVSPQWPRV from the exons ATGAAGAATTATCATGGTACAACCATGCTTACTGTAACGGGCGGTGTTAGCAATTATCAGGCACTTCCAAAGAATCCGGTTCTGCACGAGACTGTTTCATGCAGAGCTAACCATGTGATTTGCTCCAATAAAACTGCAGTTTTCGTTCCTGTGAGAAGTTCTAGTAATGTTTTGAATTCTTCCTTTTCCGACAAAGGATGCACTCAACTTCAGACTTTTCACCATGTGGCTTCGAAGAGATGGCTA TGCCGACTGGGTGACTCCAGTTCGTTTGATGATGAATATCGTTCATCCCGAAACATAGCTATCAGTCTCTTTAGGAGGTACAGGAATGCTGTTGATCGTGGAGGAGGTCACAACTTAAAA GAGTTCATCAATGCTGGGGTAAATGCATATGCACTCGGCTGCACCGAAGAAGGATTGAGGGATGAACTTACCGATATGAAGGAATCCGGTGTCGAGATTGAAGCAATGCAAGCTTATGGTGGAAACACCACTTTAAAATCTAAAATCATATCTGAGGAG ATTGATGAGTGTATACTGTGGTTGAGCATCATATTCATTACCATCTTGTGCACGCCACAGCCAACAGTTGTCAGATGGTCATCTACCCCGCCAGTGTCGGAAGAAATACTACTCCAATGGAAAGGATTCTGTGCTCTCATAGCAAATGCGTATTATATAAGGGGAATGGCATG GCTTCCAGTGAAAACTCTTCAACTGGAGCAGATGGCTGTGATGGGCCGTTCAGAAGAGCCGTCGGTAGTGGCTAGCCGAATGCGTCTAGTGTTTAGTACGCTAGAG GTAGTGAGTCCACAGTGGCCAAGAGTCTAA
- the LOC115725909 gene encoding glucan endo-1,3-beta-glucosidase 1-like isoform X2: protein MKKRAQPHFPGSSPAAQIKQTQDPKDEPFVGLNVGTEVSNLVSPEALVSFLQVQKIAHVRLYDASPDILKALARSKIRVTISVPNNQLLAIGSSNATAVAWISRNVVAYYPKTLITGIAVGDEVLTTVPSYAPILVPAIELLYSALVAANLHNEIKISTPHAASLILDTFPPSQAFFNQSLSSEIVPLLQFLSRTSSPLMMNLYPYYVFMENKGVVPLDNSLFKPIAPSKEMVDPNTLLHYTNVLDAMIDAAYFSMKNFNITDVKVLVTETGWPSKGDSKEPYATIDYADTYNSNLIKHVLDKTGTPLHPETTSNVYIYELFNEDLRSPPISEANWGLFNGNLTPVYLLHVSETGGFLANDTTNQTYCIAMDGVDSRTLQAALDWACGPGQANCTEIQPGESCYKPNNVKSHASYAFDSYYQKEGKVSESCDFKGAAMITTTDPSHGDCAFPGSKKESNNTGQANSTEPSGAANRLGLITSRSGRVVALVRAFQLLLATHFSLFFSIPMLMPR, encoded by the exons ATGAAGAAGCGCGCGCAACCGCATTTCC CTGGGTCATCTCCAGCCGCACAAATTAAGCAGACCCAGGACCCGAAAGACGAACCCTTTGTCGGGTTGAACGTAGGCACGGAAGTTTCGAATCTTGTCTCCCCAGAAGCGTTGGTGTCGTTTCTCCAAGTGCAGAAGATCGCCCACGTACGTCTCTACGATGCGAGCCCGGACATTCTCAAAGCTCTGGCTCGCAGTAAAATTCGGGTGACCATCAGTGTTCCCAATAACCAGCTTCTTGCAATTGGGTCCTCGAATGCCACGGCTGTAGCTTGGATTAGCCGAAACGTTGTTGCGTACTACCCGAAAACCCTAATTACAGGCATTGCAGTTGGGGATGAAGTCTTGACCACCGTACCCTCTTATGCTCCCATTCTTGTGCCTGCAATTGAATTGCTTTACAGTGCTTTGGTAGCTGCAAATTTGCATAATGAAATTAAGATTTCGACCCCACATGCTGCGTCTCTGATTCTTGACACATTCCCACCTTCTCAAGCTTTCTTTAACCAGAGCCTTAGTTCAGAGATAGTCCCTCTGTTGCAGTTCTTGTCTAGGACCAGCTCGCCTTTGATGATGAATTTGTACCCTTACTATGTGTTCATGGAGAATAAAGGTGTAGTTCCTCTTGATAATTCGCTCTTCAAGCCAATAGCTCCATCCAAAGAAATGGTTGATCCCAACACTTTGCTTCATTATACTAATGTGCTCGATGCGATGATTGATGCTGCCTATTTTTCAATGAAGAATTTTAACATTACGGATGTCAAGGTTCTCGTGACTGAGACAGGATGGCCTTCAAAGGGTGATTCAAAGGAGCcttatgcaaccattgattatGCAGATACTTACAATTCAAATTTGATCAAACATGTACTTGATAAAACTGGTACTCCTCTGCACCCGGAGACCACATCCAATGTGTACATATATGAGTTGTTCAACGAGGATCTTAGATCACCTCCAATATCTGAAGCCAATTGGGGGTTGTTTAATGGGAACTTGACGCCGGTTTACTTGCTGCACGTATCAGAAACCGGGGGCTTTTTGGCCAATGATACTACCAACCAGACTTACTGTATTGCAATGGACGGTGTAGATTCAAGGACATTGCAAGCAGCACTGGATTGGGCGTGTGGTCCGGGGCAGGCAAATTGCACAGAGATTCAGCCAGGAGAGAGTTGTTATAAGCCAAACAATGTGAAAAGCCATGCTTCATATGCATTTGATAGTTATTACCAGAAGGAAGGGAAGGTTTCCGAGTCTTGTGATTTCAAGGGTGCTGCTATGATCACCACTACTGACCCCA GTCATGGAGACTGTGCCTTTCCTGGAAG CAAGAAGGAAAGCAATAACACAGGGCAGGCAAATTCAACCGAGCCAAGTGGTGCAGCCAACAGATTAGGACTCATCACCTCGAGAAGTGGCAGGGTAGTTGCATTGGTGAGGGCATTTCAACTTCTTTTAGCCACAcatttctcccttttcttttcgattCCTATGTTGATGCCGCGCTAA
- the LOC115725909 gene encoding glucan endo-1,3-beta-glucosidase 1-like isoform X1, with translation MASFGMVSVFFTAVFFLCYGIPAGSSPAAQIKQTQDPKDEPFVGLNVGTEVSNLVSPEALVSFLQVQKIAHVRLYDASPDILKALARSKIRVTISVPNNQLLAIGSSNATAVAWISRNVVAYYPKTLITGIAVGDEVLTTVPSYAPILVPAIELLYSALVAANLHNEIKISTPHAASLILDTFPPSQAFFNQSLSSEIVPLLQFLSRTSSPLMMNLYPYYVFMENKGVVPLDNSLFKPIAPSKEMVDPNTLLHYTNVLDAMIDAAYFSMKNFNITDVKVLVTETGWPSKGDSKEPYATIDYADTYNSNLIKHVLDKTGTPLHPETTSNVYIYELFNEDLRSPPISEANWGLFNGNLTPVYLLHVSETGGFLANDTTNQTYCIAMDGVDSRTLQAALDWACGPGQANCTEIQPGESCYKPNNVKSHASYAFDSYYQKEGKVSESCDFKGAAMITTTDPSHGDCAFPGSKKESNNTGQANSTEPSGAANRLGLITSRSGRVVALVRAFQLLLATHFSLFFSIPMLMPR, from the exons ATGGCGAGCTTTGGGATGGTTTCCGTTTTCTTCACGGCCGTCTTCTTTCTCTGCTACGGGATCCCAG CTGGGTCATCTCCAGCCGCACAAATTAAGCAGACCCAGGACCCGAAAGACGAACCCTTTGTCGGGTTGAACGTAGGCACGGAAGTTTCGAATCTTGTCTCCCCAGAAGCGTTGGTGTCGTTTCTCCAAGTGCAGAAGATCGCCCACGTACGTCTCTACGATGCGAGCCCGGACATTCTCAAAGCTCTGGCTCGCAGTAAAATTCGGGTGACCATCAGTGTTCCCAATAACCAGCTTCTTGCAATTGGGTCCTCGAATGCCACGGCTGTAGCTTGGATTAGCCGAAACGTTGTTGCGTACTACCCGAAAACCCTAATTACAGGCATTGCAGTTGGGGATGAAGTCTTGACCACCGTACCCTCTTATGCTCCCATTCTTGTGCCTGCAATTGAATTGCTTTACAGTGCTTTGGTAGCTGCAAATTTGCATAATGAAATTAAGATTTCGACCCCACATGCTGCGTCTCTGATTCTTGACACATTCCCACCTTCTCAAGCTTTCTTTAACCAGAGCCTTAGTTCAGAGATAGTCCCTCTGTTGCAGTTCTTGTCTAGGACCAGCTCGCCTTTGATGATGAATTTGTACCCTTACTATGTGTTCATGGAGAATAAAGGTGTAGTTCCTCTTGATAATTCGCTCTTCAAGCCAATAGCTCCATCCAAAGAAATGGTTGATCCCAACACTTTGCTTCATTATACTAATGTGCTCGATGCGATGATTGATGCTGCCTATTTTTCAATGAAGAATTTTAACATTACGGATGTCAAGGTTCTCGTGACTGAGACAGGATGGCCTTCAAAGGGTGATTCAAAGGAGCcttatgcaaccattgattatGCAGATACTTACAATTCAAATTTGATCAAACATGTACTTGATAAAACTGGTACTCCTCTGCACCCGGAGACCACATCCAATGTGTACATATATGAGTTGTTCAACGAGGATCTTAGATCACCTCCAATATCTGAAGCCAATTGGGGGTTGTTTAATGGGAACTTGACGCCGGTTTACTTGCTGCACGTATCAGAAACCGGGGGCTTTTTGGCCAATGATACTACCAACCAGACTTACTGTATTGCAATGGACGGTGTAGATTCAAGGACATTGCAAGCAGCACTGGATTGGGCGTGTGGTCCGGGGCAGGCAAATTGCACAGAGATTCAGCCAGGAGAGAGTTGTTATAAGCCAAACAATGTGAAAAGCCATGCTTCATATGCATTTGATAGTTATTACCAGAAGGAAGGGAAGGTTTCCGAGTCTTGTGATTTCAAGGGTGCTGCTATGATCACCACTACTGACCCCA GTCATGGAGACTGTGCCTTTCCTGGAAG CAAGAAGGAAAGCAATAACACAGGGCAGGCAAATTCAACCGAGCCAAGTGGTGCAGCCAACAGATTAGGACTCATCACCTCGAGAAGTGGCAGGGTAGTTGCATTGGTGAGGGCATTTCAACTTCTTTTAGCCACAcatttctcccttttcttttcgattCCTATGTTGATGCCGCGCTAA
- the LOC115725909 gene encoding glucan endo-1,3-beta-glucosidase 1-like isoform X3 has translation MASFGMVSVFFTAVFFLCYGIPAGSSPAAQIKQTQDPKDEPFVGLNVGTEVSNLVSPEALVSFLQVQKIAHVRLYDASPDILKALARSKIRVTISVPNNQLLAIGSSNATAVAWISRNVVAYYPKTLITGIAVGDEVLTTVPSYAPILVPAIELLYSALVAANLHNEIKISTPHAASLILDTFPPSQAFFNQSLSSEIVPLLQFLSRTSSPLMMNLYPYYVFMENKGVVPLDNSLFKPIAPSKEMVDPNTLLHYTNVLDAMIDAAYFSMKNFNITDVKVLVTETGWPSKGDSKEPYATIDYADTYNSNLIKHVLDKTGTPLHPETTSNVYIYELFNEDLRSPPISEANWGLFNGNLTPVYLLHVSETGGFLANDTTNQTYCIAMDGVDSRTLQAALDWACGPGQANCTEIQPGESCYKPNNVKSHASYAFDSYYQKEGKVSESCDFKGAAMITTTDPSRSWRLCLSWKQEGKQ, from the exons ATGGCGAGCTTTGGGATGGTTTCCGTTTTCTTCACGGCCGTCTTCTTTCTCTGCTACGGGATCCCAG CTGGGTCATCTCCAGCCGCACAAATTAAGCAGACCCAGGACCCGAAAGACGAACCCTTTGTCGGGTTGAACGTAGGCACGGAAGTTTCGAATCTTGTCTCCCCAGAAGCGTTGGTGTCGTTTCTCCAAGTGCAGAAGATCGCCCACGTACGTCTCTACGATGCGAGCCCGGACATTCTCAAAGCTCTGGCTCGCAGTAAAATTCGGGTGACCATCAGTGTTCCCAATAACCAGCTTCTTGCAATTGGGTCCTCGAATGCCACGGCTGTAGCTTGGATTAGCCGAAACGTTGTTGCGTACTACCCGAAAACCCTAATTACAGGCATTGCAGTTGGGGATGAAGTCTTGACCACCGTACCCTCTTATGCTCCCATTCTTGTGCCTGCAATTGAATTGCTTTACAGTGCTTTGGTAGCTGCAAATTTGCATAATGAAATTAAGATTTCGACCCCACATGCTGCGTCTCTGATTCTTGACACATTCCCACCTTCTCAAGCTTTCTTTAACCAGAGCCTTAGTTCAGAGATAGTCCCTCTGTTGCAGTTCTTGTCTAGGACCAGCTCGCCTTTGATGATGAATTTGTACCCTTACTATGTGTTCATGGAGAATAAAGGTGTAGTTCCTCTTGATAATTCGCTCTTCAAGCCAATAGCTCCATCCAAAGAAATGGTTGATCCCAACACTTTGCTTCATTATACTAATGTGCTCGATGCGATGATTGATGCTGCCTATTTTTCAATGAAGAATTTTAACATTACGGATGTCAAGGTTCTCGTGACTGAGACAGGATGGCCTTCAAAGGGTGATTCAAAGGAGCcttatgcaaccattgattatGCAGATACTTACAATTCAAATTTGATCAAACATGTACTTGATAAAACTGGTACTCCTCTGCACCCGGAGACCACATCCAATGTGTACATATATGAGTTGTTCAACGAGGATCTTAGATCACCTCCAATATCTGAAGCCAATTGGGGGTTGTTTAATGGGAACTTGACGCCGGTTTACTTGCTGCACGTATCAGAAACCGGGGGCTTTTTGGCCAATGATACTACCAACCAGACTTACTGTATTGCAATGGACGGTGTAGATTCAAGGACATTGCAAGCAGCACTGGATTGGGCGTGTGGTCCGGGGCAGGCAAATTGCACAGAGATTCAGCCAGGAGAGAGTTGTTATAAGCCAAACAATGTGAAAAGCCATGCTTCATATGCATTTGATAGTTATTACCAGAAGGAAGGGAAGGTTTCCGAGTCTTGTGATTTCAAGGGTGCTGCTATGATCACCACTACTGACCCCAGTAG GTCATGGAGACTGTGCCTTTCCTGGAAG CAAGAAGGAAAGCAATAA
- the LOC115728971 gene encoding arogenate dehydratase/prephenate dehydratase 1, chloroplastic produces the protein MVSMASKGALPIWVCAKTAQLQVGCSDLGARTCGFALNLSVNGDSERPRKWECLSVGVLAQRAITPVEDEKPQTSGLESSGAIERTQQEEAKVFHKDLNLLPKPLSALDLYSNSNDGSKVRVAYQGVPGAYSEAAALKAYPKCETVPCDEFEAAFKAVELWLVDKAVLPIENSVGGSIHRNYDLLLRHRLHIVGEVQLQVNHCLLGLPGTRKEDLKRVLSHPQALAQCEMTLMELGVVRVSTEDTAGAAQIVASNGLREAGAVASSRAAEIYGLDILAEKIQDDDDNITRFLILAREPIIPGNDRPFKTSIVFTLEEGPGVLFKALAVFALRDINLTKIESRPQRKRPLRVVDDSNKGSAKYFDYLFYIDFEASMADPRAQHALGHLQEFAGFLRVLGCYPSDIIP, from the exons ATGGTGTCGATGGCTTCGAAGGGGGCGCTGCCCATCTGGGTCTGTGCGAAGACGGCGCAGCTTCAAGTGGGTTGCTCAGATTTGGGGGCTAGGACTTGTGGGTTTGCTCTGAATTTGAGTGTCAACGGGGATTCGGAGAGGCCTAGGAAATGGGAGTGCCTGAGTGTTGGAGTCTTGGCTCAGAGAGCTATCACTCCTGTTGAGGATGAGAAGCCTCAAACTTCTGGGTTGGAGTCGTCTGGGGCTATTGAAAGGACCCAGCAAGAGGAGGCCAAGGTGTTTCACAAGGACTTGAATCTTCTTCCAA AACCACTGTCTGCGCTGGACCTTTATTCTAATTCCAATGATGGTTCAAAAGTGCGAGTTGCTTATCAG GGTGTACCAGGAGCATATAGTGAGGCTGCTGCTCTAAAAGCATATCCAAAGTGTGAGACAGTACCATGTGATGAATTTGAAGCTGCATTCAAG GCAGTTGAGTTGTGGCTAGTTGACAAGGCAGTCCTACCTATCGAGAACTCTGTAGGTGGAAGCATCCACCGTAACTATGACTTGCTTCTTCGTCATAGATTGCATATAGTGGGGGAGGTGCAATTACAAGTTAATCACTGCTTATTGGGTTTGCCTGGCACAAGAAAAGAGGATCTTAAACGGGTTTTGAGCCACCCACag GCTCTGGCTCAATGTGAGATGACACTAATGGAGTTAGGTGTCGTCAGAGTCAGTACTGAAGACACTGCCGGTGCTGCTCAG ATTGTCGCCTCAAATGGTCTAAGAGAAGCTGGAGCTGTTGCAAGTTCAAGAGCAGCAGAGATTTACGGACTCGACATTCTTGCTGAAAAAATCCAG gatgatgatgataacaTCACCCGTTTCCTTATACTTGCTAGAGAGCCTATCATCCCAGGAAATGACAGACCCTTTAAG ACAAGCATTGTTTTCACTCTTGAGGAAGGTCCTGGTGTACTATTTAAAGCCCTTGCAGTTTTTGCTCTTAGGGACATTAATTTGACAAAG ATAGAGAGCCGTCCTCAGAGAAAGCGTCCATTGCGGGTTGTGGATGACTCAAATAAAGGCAGTGCCAA GTACTTTGACTACCTTTTCTACATTGACTTTGAAGCGTCCATGGCAGACCCCCGGGCCCAACATGCCTTGGGACATCTGCAG GAATTTGCCGGTTTCCTCCGTGTCCTTGGCTGCTATCCATCGGATATTATTCCATAG